From a region of the Pukyongiella litopenaei genome:
- a CDS encoding Hint domain-containing protein: MADFLTAALNKSFLEYDKRGLDNQWDYTSVGRPETGGIEDRDEGDTFFTLDGEGLFGNDPDTIYKVGGDKIGNYEGHFLDDEGNYYVIVRDGGELFIFSTAPYEKSSAYLSEHVSTVDFNRGEPELEGTDPPPLGGDLDTSLVCFAAGTLIATPAGEVPVETLAVGDMVLTKDHGAKPILWIGSKRVTAAMLARNPKLRPIRIRAGALGKGTPTRDLLVSPQHRILVRSKIARNMFGTIEVLVAARQLLAMGGIDPATDVTEIEYFHFLLNQHEIVVSDGAETESLFTGPEAMKAVGPAARAEILTLFPDLAEQGKVLEAARSLQKGRMGRKLAEQHHLHGRALVG, from the coding sequence GGACTATACATCGGTGGGGCGTCCGGAAACCGGCGGCATCGAGGACCGCGACGAGGGTGACACGTTCTTTACGCTGGATGGCGAAGGGCTGTTCGGCAACGACCCCGACACGATCTACAAGGTCGGTGGAGACAAGATCGGAAATTACGAAGGCCATTTTCTGGATGACGAGGGCAATTACTATGTGATCGTTCGTGACGGGGGTGAGCTTTTCATCTTTTCGACCGCGCCCTATGAAAAGTCTTCGGCCTATCTGTCCGAACATGTGTCAACGGTCGATTTCAACAGGGGCGAACCCGAACTTGAAGGCACGGACCCTCCGCCACTGGGTGGGGATCTGGACACCTCTCTGGTCTGTTTTGCCGCCGGTACGCTGATCGCGACCCCCGCCGGAGAAGTTCCCGTCGAGACGCTTGCAGTTGGTGACATGGTCCTGACCAAGGATCACGGCGCAAAGCCCATTCTCTGGATCGGTTCGAAACGGGTGACGGCGGCAATGCTCGCGCGCAATCCGAAACTGCGCCCGATCCGCATTCGTGCCGGCGCTTTGGGCAAGGGGACCCCGACCCGCGATCTGCTGGTCTCGCCGCAGCATCGCATCCTGGTGCGGTCAAAGATCGCGCGAAACATGTTCGGCACGATCGAGGTTCTGGTCGCCGCCAGGCAGTTGCTTGCAATGGGCGGCATCGACCCCGCCACCGATGTCACCGAAATCGAGTATTTCCACTTCCTGCTCAACCAGCATGAGATTGTCGTCTCGGACGGTGCGGAAACCGAATCCCTGTTCACCGGCCCCGAAGCAATGAAGGCCGTCGGCCCCGCGGCGCGTGCGGAAATCCTGACGCTGTTCCCCGACCTCGCTGAGCAGGGCAAAGTCCTCGAAGCGGCGCGATCGTTGCAAAAGGGCAGGATGGGCCGGAAACTGGCCGAACAGCACCATCTGCATGGCCGCGCTCTGGTGGGCTAG